The proteins below are encoded in one region of Terriglobia bacterium:
- a CDS encoding DNA-directed RNA polymerase subunit alpha: MLWKGFQKPKRLISVSDPVPTDQYAQFSAQPFERGFGTTIGNALRRVLLSSIEGAAITAVKIEGVLHEFSSIPGVVEDATDIILNLKQIPLKLHGDERKTIYLKATQPGAYTSANLEHDADIEILDKNIYIGTVSEGGSLQIEMRIQNGRGYVSADRNFDEDLGIGYIPVDSVHSPVRKVNYYVEAARLGQVTDYDKLTIEIWTNGSITPQDALGLAAKLIKDHMQIFIQFEEKPEPVEEPAEIRQDAAAEHLNKSVDELELSVRSYNCLKNANIRTIGELVTKTEAEMLKTKNFGRKSLNEIKEILSSMNLALGMKVDEHGRPIMPAQTEQTL, translated from the coding sequence ATGCTTTGGAAAGGTTTTCAGAAACCCAAGAGACTGATCTCTGTCAGCGATCCGGTGCCTACCGATCAATACGCGCAGTTTTCCGCGCAGCCGTTCGAGCGCGGTTTCGGAACCACGATCGGGAATGCACTTCGCCGGGTTTTGCTGTCGTCGATCGAGGGTGCCGCAATCACGGCGGTCAAGATCGAAGGCGTGCTGCACGAATTCTCTTCGATCCCCGGCGTCGTCGAAGATGCTACCGACATCATTCTGAACTTGAAGCAGATTCCGCTGAAACTGCACGGCGATGAGCGCAAGACCATCTACCTCAAAGCGACCCAGCCCGGAGCCTACACTTCGGCAAACCTCGAGCACGATGCCGATATCGAGATCCTCGACAAGAACATTTACATCGGCACCGTCAGCGAAGGCGGCTCCTTGCAGATCGAGATGCGCATACAGAACGGCCGGGGTTATGTCTCCGCCGATCGCAATTTCGACGAAGATCTCGGTATCGGTTACATTCCCGTGGATTCCGTCCATTCTCCCGTGCGCAAGGTCAATTACTATGTTGAAGCCGCGCGCCTGGGCCAGGTCACGGATTACGACAAACTGACGATCGAGATCTGGACAAATGGCTCGATCACGCCGCAGGACGCGCTCGGTCTTGCCGCCAAACTGATCAAAGATCACATGCAGATCTTCATTCAATTCGAAGAGAAGCCCGAACCGGTGGAAGAACCCGCCGAGATTCGTCAGGACGCCGCAGCTGAGCATCTCAACAAATCGGTCGACGAACTCGAGCTTTCGGTCCGCTCTTACAATTGTCTGAAGAATGCCAATATCCGCACCATCGGCGAACTGGTCACCAAGACTGAGGCCGAGATGCTGAAGACGAAGAACTTCGGGCGCAAATCGCTCAACGAGATTAAGGAAATCCTTTCGAGCATGAACCTTGCGCTCGGCATGAAGGTCGATGAACACGGCCGTCCGATCATGCCCGCGCAAACGGAACAGACGTTATGA